In Gemmata obscuriglobus, a single genomic region encodes these proteins:
- a CDS encoding HTTM domain-containing protein, protein MSDLRAVGVRPWFPWPLSRWNWWNEQIPAERVAALRVATALVLLIDIGLGYAPHFTKFFSPDAVGDHLYESRFGADHAYWSALRWLPKAWGAQALFAVWVASAVALLVGWRPLLSGLVAWACAVSVWNFNPGLHNGGDRLRHTLFLMTAVSCSGAVWGVASLRNRTDPRPIVVPGWPVKVLFVQLACLYFFSGYYKVLSPIWRSGYVMYWASHDLGWSLCPGTANQVPVWAHRLSALVTLGWELGFPVLAVWRLTRVPTLVLGVLFHLGTLLTLEVGAFALYSIACYTAFVPWERLRGRCGVASQSPAGP, encoded by the coding sequence TTGAGTGACCTGCGAGCGGTGGGCGTGCGGCCGTGGTTCCCCTGGCCGCTGTCGCGGTGGAACTGGTGGAACGAGCAAATCCCCGCGGAGCGGGTCGCGGCCCTGCGCGTCGCCACCGCGCTCGTGCTTCTGATCGACATCGGACTCGGGTACGCCCCGCACTTCACGAAGTTCTTTTCGCCCGACGCCGTGGGGGACCACCTGTACGAGAGCCGGTTCGGCGCCGATCACGCGTACTGGTCCGCGCTGCGCTGGCTACCCAAGGCGTGGGGCGCGCAAGCCCTGTTCGCGGTGTGGGTCGCTTCGGCGGTGGCCCTTCTTGTGGGCTGGCGACCGCTGCTGAGCGGGCTGGTGGCGTGGGCGTGCGCGGTTTCCGTGTGGAACTTCAACCCCGGGCTGCACAACGGCGGTGACCGGCTTCGGCACACCTTGTTCCTGATGACCGCCGTGAGTTGTTCGGGTGCGGTGTGGGGCGTGGCGTCGCTCCGCAATCGCACCGACCCGCGCCCGATCGTGGTTCCCGGGTGGCCGGTGAAGGTGCTGTTCGTACAACTCGCGTGCCTGTATTTCTTTAGCGGTTATTACAAGGTTCTCAGCCCGATCTGGCGGAGCGGGTACGTGATGTACTGGGCCTCGCACGACCTCGGGTGGTCGCTGTGCCCGGGAACGGCGAACCAGGTTCCGGTTTGGGCGCACCGGCTTTCGGCGCTGGTTACGCTCGGCTGGGAACTGGGATTCCCGGTACTGGCCGTTTGGCGCCTCACACGTGTGCCCACACTGGTGCTCGGGGTACTGTTCCACCTCGGCACCCTGCTCACGCTCGAAGTCGGCGCGTTCGCGCTGTACTCGATCGCCTGCTACACGGCATTCGTGCCCTGGGAGCGGCTCCGCGGTCGCTGCGGCGTCGCCTCACAGTCGCCCGCGGGGCCGTAA
- a CDS encoding HTTM domain-containing protein codes for MNAFPESETRFVGIQPRLPGPLKRWAWLLRPVPAERMAALRVAVAVAALLDIGIACAPQFATYFFEDGLGGPNAYPSRFRSGHYYWSLLRVLPPTWGPVALMSVWVVAAVALLVGSRPFVSALVCWACAVSFWNINYGLCNGGDQIRNSLFLAVAVGRTGAVWGVESVRRRGFAGRVFVPGWPAKVLLVQFVCLYVFSAVYKLVSPGWQTGYVMYFVNHDLEWSLTPNLSPYLPPFAHRLSSWVAIGWELAFPVLLAFRRTRVLCLVMGVAFHIITFLTLEVGHFALYSLAFYVLFVPWELMRTRKTPRNADFSSVSW; via the coding sequence GTGAACGCGTTTCCCGAATCCGAGACGCGGTTCGTCGGGATCCAGCCCCGGCTCCCCGGTCCACTGAAACGCTGGGCGTGGCTACTGCGACCGGTCCCGGCCGAGCGCATGGCGGCGCTGCGCGTTGCGGTCGCGGTGGCGGCGCTGCTCGACATCGGCATTGCGTGCGCGCCGCAGTTCGCGACCTACTTCTTCGAGGACGGCTTGGGCGGCCCGAACGCGTACCCGTCGCGCTTTCGGAGCGGGCACTACTACTGGTCGCTGCTCCGCGTGTTACCCCCAACCTGGGGACCGGTCGCGCTCATGTCCGTGTGGGTCGTGGCGGCGGTTGCCCTGTTGGTGGGTTCGCGGCCGTTTGTGAGCGCTCTGGTGTGCTGGGCGTGTGCGGTGTCGTTCTGGAACATCAACTACGGACTGTGCAACGGCGGGGACCAGATCCGCAACTCGTTGTTTCTTGCGGTCGCGGTGGGGCGAACGGGAGCGGTGTGGGGCGTCGAGTCCGTGCGGCGCCGCGGGTTCGCGGGGCGGGTGTTCGTGCCCGGGTGGCCGGCGAAGGTGCTGCTAGTTCAGTTCGTGTGCCTGTACGTGTTTAGCGCGGTTTACAAGCTGGTGTCCCCGGGGTGGCAGACGGGGTACGTGATGTACTTCGTGAACCACGATCTGGAGTGGTCGCTGACGCCGAACCTGAGCCCGTACTTGCCGCCGTTCGCGCACCGGTTGAGTTCGTGGGTCGCGATCGGCTGGGAACTGGCGTTCCCGGTGCTGCTCGCGTTTCGGCGGACCCGCGTGCTGTGCTTGGTGATGGGCGTGGCGTTTCACATCATCACATTCCTGACGCTCGAAGTGGGGCACTTCGCGCTGTACTCGCTGGCGTTTTACGTCCTGTTCGTGCCGTGGGAGCTTATGCGAACCCGAAAGACGCCACGAAATGCTGATTTTTCAAGTGTTTCGTGGTAA
- a CDS encoding Hsp70 family protein: MSSRFVVGLDLGTTNSALAYVDTGAGKDAKVVTLPIAQVVAQGAVEERPLLPSFLYLPGEGEQPAGALKLPWDAKRDYTVGEFARAFGSQVPTRLVSSAKSWLCHPGVDRRAPILPTRAPDAGARKVSPLEASTRYLKHIAEAWNDSIAKDVADNRLEVQDIVLTVPASFDAAARELTVEAARAAGFENLTLLEEPQAAFYAWLDRTGDEWRKQVSVGELVLVADVGGGTTDFTLIEVGEEDGSLALTRLAVGDHLLLGGDNMDLTLAYHASQALAAKGARLDAGQMVQLTYACRGAKEELFARPELQSAPVTVLGKGRSLVGGSIKHELTRADVVRVLVDGFFPECPRDALPALNRTSGLAEVGLPYVADAGITRHLASFLSRQAEALANREAPSTGKKKKAGAPAPTPATATGTPAAVLFNGGVFKGDPLRTRLLSVLGDWARAAGAEPTRELPGADLDLAVARGAAYYGLVKRGKGVRIRGGTARSYYIGVETNMPAVPGFAPPVKAICVAPFGMEEGTEADVPSYEVGVRVGTEAEFRFLGSTVRREDPPGAVVEEWEGQIDELAPVKTTLEVTGAAPGGTVVPVHLYSKVTTVGQLELWLQSRDGKQKWKLEFNAREGK, translated from the coding sequence ATGAGCTCGCGCTTCGTCGTCGGCCTCGACCTCGGCACGACCAACAGTGCCCTCGCATACGTGGACACCGGCGCCGGCAAGGACGCGAAGGTCGTCACGCTCCCCATCGCGCAGGTGGTGGCTCAGGGCGCCGTCGAGGAGCGCCCGCTGCTGCCGTCGTTCCTGTACCTGCCGGGCGAGGGCGAGCAGCCGGCCGGGGCGCTCAAACTGCCCTGGGACGCCAAGCGCGATTACACGGTGGGCGAGTTCGCGCGGGCGTTCGGCTCGCAGGTGCCCACCCGGCTCGTTTCGAGCGCGAAGTCGTGGCTGTGCCACCCCGGCGTGGACCGGCGCGCCCCGATCCTGCCGACCCGCGCGCCCGACGCCGGCGCGCGGAAGGTGTCCCCGCTCGAAGCCAGCACCCGCTACCTGAAGCACATCGCGGAGGCGTGGAACGACTCGATCGCGAAGGACGTGGCCGACAACCGGCTCGAGGTGCAGGACATCGTGCTCACGGTGCCCGCGTCGTTCGACGCCGCGGCCCGCGAGCTGACGGTCGAGGCCGCCCGCGCCGCCGGGTTCGAGAACCTGACCCTCCTGGAAGAACCGCAGGCGGCGTTCTACGCGTGGCTCGACCGCACCGGCGACGAGTGGCGCAAGCAGGTGAGCGTCGGCGAACTGGTGCTGGTGGCGGACGTGGGCGGCGGCACCACCGACTTCACACTCATTGAGGTGGGTGAGGAGGACGGGAGCCTGGCGCTGACCCGGCTGGCGGTGGGCGACCACCTGCTGCTCGGCGGCGACAACATGGACCTGACCCTCGCGTACCACGCGTCGCAGGCGCTGGCCGCGAAGGGGGCGCGGCTCGACGCCGGGCAGATGGTTCAGCTCACCTACGCCTGCCGCGGCGCGAAGGAGGAGCTGTTCGCGCGGCCCGAGCTGCAAAGCGCGCCGGTCACGGTTCTGGGCAAGGGCCGGAGCCTCGTCGGCGGGAGCATCAAGCACGAGCTGACGCGCGCGGACGTCGTGCGGGTGCTGGTGGACGGCTTCTTCCCGGAGTGCCCGCGGGACGCGCTCCCCGCCCTGAACCGCACCTCGGGTCTGGCCGAGGTGGGGCTACCGTACGTGGCGGACGCGGGCATCACGCGGCACCTCGCGTCGTTCCTCTCGCGCCAGGCCGAGGCGCTGGCGAATCGCGAGGCGCCGAGCACCGGAAAGAAGAAAAAGGCCGGCGCTCCGGCTCCGACACCCGCGACCGCGACCGGCACCCCGGCGGCGGTGCTGTTCAACGGCGGGGTGTTCAAGGGCGACCCGCTCCGCACCCGGTTGCTGAGCGTTCTCGGGGACTGGGCGCGGGCCGCCGGCGCCGAGCCGACGCGCGAGCTGCCCGGAGCGGACCTGGACCTGGCGGTGGCCCGCGGGGCGGCGTACTACGGCCTGGTGAAGCGCGGGAAGGGGGTTCGCATCCGGGGCGGGACGGCCCGCTCCTATTACATCGGCGTGGAAACGAACATGCCCGCGGTTCCGGGGTTCGCCCCGCCGGTCAAGGCGATTTGTGTCGCCCCGTTCGGCATGGAAGAGGGCACCGAGGCCGACGTGCCCAGCTACGAAGTCGGCGTGCGCGTCGGGACGGAGGCGGAGTTCCGGTTCCTGGGTTCGACGGTCCGCCGCGAGGACCCGCCCGGCGCAGTGGTCGAGGAATGGGAAGGGCAGATCGACGAACTGGCGCCGGTGAAGACCACCCTGGAGGTAACGGGCGCGGCGCCGGGCGGCACGGTGGTGCCGGTCCACCTGTACAGCAAGGTGACGACGGTGGGACAGTTGGAACTGTGGCTCCAGTCCCGCGACGGCAAGCAGAAGTGGAAGCTGGAGTTCAACGCCCGCGAGGGAAAGTAA
- a CDS encoding fused MFS/spermidine synthase, protein MSIAPAPAGTLTPLPVGRLVGVGAVIFFANAALLVLQLVAGRLLSPYIGSSLETWTAVIGVFLAGIALGNAFGGKLADRYPTPKTLAVLLAVGGLTALWMMLFPQLLGATGLHKSLPLGPRILILAAALCLPAGFVLSLLTPLAIKLGLPDVGHTGRVAGVIFALSTLGCLIGNYVTGFYLIPVLTINALVLAAAGGLFALAGVALAMGRAASAAPEGEKGESDSSVAGAPRINPHAFPSIARAYLVVFLASFCGMTLELTATRMLAQQLGVSLFTWTGVIGVMLAGTALGNFVGGQLADGVNKPGRGLNPRLALGWTLCGAAGSVVLALLVYAVLSRTETYANLDAITQVLAWTFSLFFLPMFLLGLVSPQVIRLAVPDVAHAGRVAGRVYAWSTAGAIVGTFATGYVLLSTLGMRNTLLLAGLILIATSMIVARVWENNSLLYLFSIVLGGVVGGFILGIRSANEEGLVARVESNYYTIKVTEVEGDEPIRKLTLDHLIHSSVKLLDPSYLYYEHEHIQMEFLRLARTDAPEPKALVIGGGGYTFPRYAQELMPESKIDVVEIDPKVTQVAREHLGLHDYPNMRAIHMDGRQFVAEQVPVGTYDLVIQDAVNDLSVPAHLMTKEYNDAVKVALKKDGVYLLTIIDSVGYGKLWKAAMATLRQSFPPENVVLLTAEGPAPGESIDAWDKNRRVLVIYASDKPFNFTDLSNVVAAQLPSDVRLRKIGGALGFDMGFVELPGGGPVPYTARSMVAERAEYLRRLRIFTTVVPADRLKPYTDREAGVVLTDQFCPIDNLMAEVFRQRNKP, encoded by the coding sequence ATGAGTATCGCACCCGCACCGGCCGGCACCTTGACCCCCCTTCCCGTGGGCCGGCTCGTCGGGGTCGGGGCCGTCATTTTCTTCGCGAACGCGGCCCTCCTCGTGCTGCAACTGGTCGCGGGTCGGCTGTTGAGCCCGTACATCGGCTCCAGCCTGGAAACGTGGACCGCGGTGATCGGCGTGTTCCTCGCCGGGATCGCGCTGGGGAACGCCTTCGGCGGGAAGCTGGCCGATCGCTATCCCACCCCGAAGACGCTCGCGGTGCTGCTCGCCGTCGGCGGGCTGACGGCCCTGTGGATGATGCTGTTCCCGCAACTGCTCGGCGCCACGGGCCTGCACAAGTCCCTCCCGCTCGGGCCGCGCATACTGATCCTGGCCGCGGCCCTGTGCCTGCCCGCGGGATTCGTGCTGAGCCTGCTCACCCCGCTCGCGATCAAGCTCGGGCTGCCGGACGTGGGGCACACCGGTCGCGTCGCGGGCGTCATCTTCGCCCTCAGCACGCTCGGGTGCCTCATCGGGAACTACGTGACTGGGTTTTACCTGATCCCGGTACTCACGATCAACGCGCTGGTGCTGGCGGCGGCCGGGGGGTTGTTCGCCCTCGCCGGCGTGGCACTGGCGATGGGGCGCGCTGCGTCGGCCGCCCCGGAGGGAGAGAAGGGGGAATCCGATTCGTCGGTGGCGGGGGCGCCGCGGATCAACCCGCACGCGTTCCCGAGCATCGCCCGGGCGTACCTCGTCGTGTTCCTCGCGAGCTTCTGCGGAATGACGCTCGAACTCACCGCGACGCGGATGCTGGCGCAGCAACTGGGGGTGTCGCTGTTCACCTGGACCGGCGTCATCGGCGTGATGCTCGCCGGCACCGCGCTGGGGAACTTCGTCGGCGGGCAACTCGCCGACGGGGTGAATAAGCCCGGGCGGGGTTTGAACCCGCGCCTCGCGCTCGGCTGGACCCTGTGCGGTGCCGCGGGGTCGGTGGTCCTCGCGCTGCTCGTCTACGCGGTCCTCTCGCGCACCGAGACGTACGCGAACCTGGACGCGATCACCCAGGTGCTCGCGTGGACCTTCAGCCTGTTCTTCTTGCCCATGTTCCTGTTGGGGCTGGTGTCGCCGCAGGTGATCCGGCTCGCGGTTCCCGACGTCGCGCACGCGGGCCGGGTCGCGGGGCGCGTGTACGCGTGGAGCACCGCTGGGGCCATCGTCGGGACATTCGCCACCGGCTATGTCCTGCTTTCCACTCTGGGGATGCGGAACACGTTACTTCTCGCCGGCCTGATTCTGATCGCCACCAGCATGATCGTCGCGCGGGTGTGGGAGAACAACTCGCTGCTGTACCTGTTCAGCATCGTCCTCGGGGGCGTGGTCGGCGGGTTCATCCTGGGCATCCGCAGCGCCAACGAAGAGGGGTTGGTGGCGCGGGTCGAATCGAACTACTACACGATCAAGGTGACCGAGGTGGAAGGCGACGAGCCGATCCGGAAGCTCACCCTGGACCACCTGATCCACTCCAGCGTGAAGCTGCTCGACCCGTCGTACCTGTACTACGAGCACGAGCACATCCAGATGGAGTTCCTGCGCCTGGCACGGACCGACGCCCCGGAGCCGAAAGCGCTGGTGATCGGCGGCGGCGGGTACACGTTCCCGCGGTACGCCCAAGAACTCATGCCCGAATCGAAGATCGACGTGGTGGAGATCGACCCGAAGGTCACGCAGGTCGCGCGCGAGCACCTCGGGCTGCATGACTACCCGAACATGCGGGCGATCCACATGGACGGCCGGCAGTTCGTGGCGGAGCAGGTGCCCGTCGGCACCTACGACCTCGTCATTCAGGACGCGGTGAACGACCTGTCGGTGCCCGCACACCTGATGACCAAGGAGTACAACGACGCGGTCAAGGTGGCGCTGAAAAAGGACGGCGTGTACCTGCTCACCATCATCGATTCGGTCGGCTACGGGAAGCTGTGGAAGGCCGCAATGGCGACCCTGCGCCAGTCGTTCCCGCCCGAGAACGTGGTGCTGCTCACCGCGGAGGGCCCCGCCCCGGGCGAGTCGATCGACGCGTGGGATAAGAACCGGCGGGTGCTGGTGATCTACGCCTCCGACAAGCCGTTTAACTTCACGGACCTCAGCAACGTGGTCGCCGCGCAGCTCCCGTCGGACGTGCGGTTGCGGAAGATCGGTGGCGCGCTCGGTTTCGATATGGGGTTCGTTGAACTGCCCGGCGGCGGACCGGTTCCGTACACCGCCCGGTCGATGGTGGCGGAGCGCGCCGAGTACCTGCGCCGGCTTCGGATCTTCACCACCGTGGTTCCCGCGGACCGGCTCAAGCCGTACACCGACCGCGAAGCCGGCGTCGTTCTGACCGACCAGTTTTGCCCGATCGATAACCTCATGGCCGAGGTGTTCCGCCAGCGGAACAAGCCGTAG
- a CDS encoding IS4 family transposase — translation MILGAVFERFMNESPLSVMSRATIEHALSASALDALFARVAERGYTRELLFSTVVELMSAVVCGKAHHVQSAYQQMADRIPVSLKSVYEKLQHLEPAVSAALVRHVADRCHELIQQLGGERSPVLSGRAVRVLDGNHLGATQKRLRVTRGRTAGPLPGLVLAVLDPAQMRITDLIPCEDGHTQERALLDQVVPLVQPDQVWVADRNFCTAEFVSRIDQRGAFFAIRRHGNTTLDPAGEWTPDVRTATGWVSERPVWVCVGGEPVLRVRCVRVRLDHPTGDGDAEIEILTNLPEDEADAVVVAVVYRGRWAIEGAFHELTVALRCEVNTLGYPKAALFGFAVAVVGYNVLAVLKAAMRAVHGADTVQKDVSGYYVALEWATVYPGMMIALPPAEWVVFGTLSADQLAPQLRDWAAKINLKKVQKAPPRKPTKQKPPRINDNSPHVSTARLLEDERKSSRTKIKARKQE, via the coding sequence ATGATTCTTGGCGCCGTGTTCGAGCGATTCATGAACGAGAGCCCATTAAGCGTCATGTCCCGTGCCACGATCGAACACGCGCTGTCGGCTTCGGCTCTGGATGCGTTGTTCGCACGGGTGGCGGAGCGCGGGTACACTCGGGAGCTGTTGTTCTCCACGGTGGTGGAGCTGATGAGCGCGGTGGTGTGCGGTAAGGCGCACCATGTGCAATCGGCGTATCAGCAGATGGCGGACCGGATCCCGGTGTCCCTGAAGTCGGTGTACGAGAAGCTGCAACATCTTGAGCCGGCGGTGTCGGCCGCGTTGGTGCGGCACGTGGCGGATCGGTGCCACGAGCTGATCCAGCAGTTGGGTGGGGAGCGCTCGCCGGTGCTGTCCGGCCGGGCCGTTCGGGTTCTGGACGGGAATCACTTGGGGGCCACCCAGAAGCGGCTCCGGGTGACCCGCGGGCGCACCGCCGGACCGCTCCCGGGGCTGGTCCTTGCGGTTCTGGATCCGGCCCAGATGCGGATCACGGACCTGATCCCATGCGAGGACGGTCACACCCAGGAGCGGGCTCTTTTGGATCAGGTGGTGCCGCTGGTGCAACCGGACCAGGTGTGGGTCGCGGATCGGAACTTCTGCACCGCCGAGTTCGTGTCCCGGATCGATCAGCGGGGCGCGTTCTTCGCGATCCGCCGACACGGGAACACCACACTCGACCCGGCCGGGGAATGGACCCCGGACGTGCGCACCGCGACCGGGTGGGTGAGCGAGCGACCGGTGTGGGTGTGCGTGGGCGGTGAGCCGGTGCTGCGGGTACGGTGCGTGCGCGTGCGGTTGGATCATCCGACCGGAGACGGGGACGCGGAGATCGAGATCCTGACCAACCTGCCGGAGGACGAGGCGGACGCGGTGGTGGTGGCCGTCGTGTATCGGGGGCGGTGGGCCATCGAAGGCGCGTTCCACGAGCTGACCGTGGCGCTGCGGTGCGAGGTGAACACGCTCGGGTATCCGAAGGCGGCCCTGTTCGGGTTCGCGGTGGCGGTGGTGGGGTACAACGTGCTCGCGGTGCTCAAGGCCGCAATGCGAGCGGTACACGGAGCGGACACGGTGCAGAAGGATGTATCCGGGTACTACGTGGCCTTGGAATGGGCCACCGTGTACCCGGGCATGATGATCGCCCTCCCTCCGGCCGAGTGGGTCGTGTTCGGTACCCTCTCGGCCGACCAACTGGCCCCGCAGCTTCGGGACTGGGCCGCGAAGATCAACCTGAAGAAGGTCCAGAAGGCACCGCCTCGTAAACCGACGAAACAGAAGCCCCCGCGCATCAACGACAATAGCCCGCATGTCTCGACCGCCCGGTTACTCGAAGACGAACGGAAGAGCAGCCGGACAAAAATTAAGGCACGTAAACAAGAGTAG
- a CDS encoding class I SAM-dependent rRNA methyltransferase has product MSAKVILKAKRAQPFFGRHPWVFAGAIERVEGAPADGAEVDLVSHGGNFVARGLFNSQSKIHVRLYSWEENVPLDEAFFRNRLATALRLRHDVLKLNGPDAGYRVCFSESDYLSGMVVDRYGDWLTVQFTALGIASRRETIVSALRELLNPKGIYLRTEKGVGKLEGVELHDQLLWGEPPPPDLSILENGMRFLVNLTEGQKTGYYLDQRDNRAAVARLAPGKRFLDAFCYSGGFGLHAARAGAAEVLCLDGSEPALELARRNAALNGLENVAFERVNVFNHLGTLATSGRKFDVVVLDPPKFARNRGAIPEALKGYRRLHQLALKLLAPDGVLVSCCCTGLITMLDLEEMLAQVAVEAKRDVQIVERRGPAPDHPVAVTCRESGYLKCLVSRVL; this is encoded by the coding sequence ATGTCCGCGAAAGTGATCTTGAAGGCCAAGCGTGCGCAGCCGTTCTTCGGGCGCCACCCATGGGTGTTCGCCGGGGCGATCGAGCGCGTCGAGGGCGCGCCCGCCGACGGCGCCGAGGTCGATCTGGTGTCGCACGGCGGCAACTTCGTCGCCCGCGGGCTGTTCAACTCGCAGTCGAAGATCCACGTGCGGCTGTACTCGTGGGAAGAGAACGTTCCGCTCGACGAGGCTTTCTTCCGCAACCGGCTCGCGACGGCCCTCCGGCTGCGGCACGACGTGCTGAAGCTGAACGGGCCGGACGCGGGCTACCGCGTTTGCTTCAGCGAGTCCGACTACCTCTCGGGCATGGTGGTGGACCGCTACGGCGACTGGCTCACGGTGCAGTTCACGGCCCTCGGGATCGCGAGCCGCCGCGAGACGATCGTGTCCGCGCTCCGCGAGCTGCTGAACCCGAAGGGCATCTACCTGCGCACCGAAAAGGGCGTCGGCAAGCTCGAAGGCGTTGAGCTGCACGACCAGTTGCTCTGGGGCGAGCCGCCCCCGCCCGACCTCAGCATTCTCGAAAACGGGATGCGGTTCCTGGTGAACCTCACCGAGGGGCAAAAGACCGGCTACTACCTCGACCAGCGCGACAACCGCGCCGCGGTGGCGCGTCTGGCCCCCGGAAAGCGGTTCCTGGACGCGTTCTGTTACTCGGGCGGGTTCGGGTTGCACGCGGCCCGCGCGGGCGCCGCCGAGGTGCTGTGCCTCGACGGCTCCGAGCCGGCGCTGGAACTGGCCCGCCGGAACGCGGCCCTCAACGGCCTCGAAAACGTGGCGTTCGAGCGCGTGAACGTGTTCAACCACCTCGGCACGCTCGCCACGTCGGGGCGGAAGTTCGACGTGGTGGTGCTGGACCCGCCGAAGTTCGCCCGGAACCGGGGGGCGATCCCGGAGGCGCTCAAGGGCTACCGGCGGTTGCACCAGCTCGCGCTGAAGCTGCTCGCCCCGGACGGCGTGCTGGTGTCGTGCTGCTGCACCGGCCTGATCACCATGCTGGACCTCGAAGAGATGCTCGCGCAGGTCGCCGTCGAGGCGAAGCGGGACGTGCAGATCGTCGAGCGCCGCGGCCCCGCCCCGGACCACCCGGTCGCGGTGACGTGCCGCGAGTCCGGCTACCTCAAGTGCCTCGTCAGTCGTGTGCTGTGA
- a CDS encoding response regulator transcription factor → MPRILIADDNPSNADLLDAHLDGSGFETKLVHNGADALAAAREWNPDLILLDVMMPKMSGFEVCRRLRADPATAGVAVLMVTALDQPNDVETAVDAGTDDFITKPINKTELLLRVRAMLDSRAEPTQIDRALAYLGRVQQGLQ, encoded by the coding sequence ATGCCGCGCATTCTGATCGCCGACGACAACCCGTCCAACGCGGACCTGCTCGACGCGCACCTGGACGGCTCCGGGTTCGAGACGAAGTTGGTCCACAACGGGGCCGACGCGCTGGCCGCGGCGCGCGAGTGGAACCCGGACCTGATCCTGCTCGACGTGATGATGCCGAAGATGAGCGGGTTCGAGGTGTGCCGGCGGCTCCGCGCGGACCCGGCCACGGCGGGCGTTGCGGTGCTGATGGTCACCGCGCTGGACCAGCCCAACGACGTCGAGACGGCGGTGGACGCGGGCACCGACGACTTCATCACGAAACCGATCAACAAGACCGAGCTGCTGCTCCGGGTGCGGGCGATGCTCGACAGCCGCGCCGAGCCGACCCAGATCGATCGCGCGCTCGCGTACCTCGGGCGGGTCCAACAGGGGCTGCAGTGA
- a CDS encoding histone deacetylase family protein produces MRVILNSRHADHAAPGEFEAGAVIPCHEAPGRCGAIRGALEAAGGFTFEDAAQNEGCVAAVHHPAYVAYLRGASAEARHAKGGGLNSFWPTVFPFGPNPRARGAHALRGTYCFDVYTPILPGTFGAALGGASAAFRAAELVAAGAEKQVYVLTRPPGHHAEHDRCGGYCYFNNAAVAAQHLSRLGKVAVLDLDVHHGNGTQHIFYDRADVLTVSVHGDPAGLYPFFSGFADETGTGAGLGANVNVPLPPGTGPHEYRPALARALDAVARFRPEFLVLAFGADTHEADPIGGLKLPTGFFGEMGAAVRGLGLPTVIVQEGGYDLGALGASAVALLGGFEAR; encoded by the coding sequence ATGAGAGTGATCCTGAACTCGCGCCACGCGGACCACGCGGCGCCCGGGGAGTTCGAGGCCGGGGCGGTCATCCCGTGCCACGAGGCGCCGGGGCGGTGCGGCGCGATCCGCGGCGCGCTCGAGGCGGCCGGGGGCTTCACTTTCGAGGACGCCGCGCAGAACGAAGGGTGCGTCGCGGCGGTCCACCACCCCGCGTACGTCGCGTACCTGCGCGGAGCCAGTGCCGAGGCCAGGCACGCGAAAGGCGGCGGACTGAATTCGTTCTGGCCCACCGTTTTTCCCTTCGGGCCGAACCCCCGCGCCCGTGGCGCGCACGCCCTCCGCGGCACGTACTGTTTCGACGTTTACACCCCGATTCTGCCCGGAACGTTTGGCGCGGCCCTCGGAGGCGCCAGTGCCGCGTTCCGGGCGGCTGAACTGGTGGCCGCGGGGGCCGAAAAGCAGGTGTACGTTCTGACCCGCCCGCCGGGGCACCACGCAGAACACGACCGCTGCGGCGGGTACTGCTACTTCAACAACGCGGCGGTCGCGGCGCAACACCTGTCGCGCCTGGGCAAAGTGGCAGTGCTCGATCTCGACGTTCACCATGGGAACGGGACCCAGCACATCTTCTACGACCGCGCGGACGTGCTGACCGTGTCGGTCCACGGCGACCCGGCCGGGTTGTACCCGTTCTTCAGCGGGTTCGCAGACGAAACGGGCACCGGCGCCGGCCTCGGTGCGAACGTGAACGTTCCGCTTCCGCCCGGCACCGGCCCGCACGAGTACCGACCGGCCCTCGCGCGGGCGCTCGACGCGGTAGCGCGGTTCCGTCCGGAGTTCCTGGTGCTCGCGTTCGGTGCGGACACACACGAGGCCGACCCGATCGGCGGGCTCAAGTTGCCGACCGGCTTCTTCGGCGAAATGGGGGCCGCGGTTCGTGGCTTGGGGCTGCCGACGGTGATCGTTCAGGAGGGCGGGTACGACCTCGGGGCGCTCGGCGCGAGCGCGGTCGCCCTGTTGGGCGGCTTTGAAGCTCGTTGA
- a CDS encoding HU family DNA-binding protein: MAKAAKSAAKSAAAKPAAKAAKKAVVKKALTKSQLVAQLSEKTELSKKQVEGVLDAIVDAVKAQLGPNGPGKFVFPGLARMSLSQVAERKGGETKINPLNKQPYVTQPRPAYNKVNIRPVKSIKTELA; encoded by the coding sequence ATGGCGAAGGCAGCCAAGTCGGCGGCCAAATCCGCCGCGGCCAAGCCCGCGGCGAAGGCGGCCAAGAAGGCCGTCGTTAAGAAGGCTCTGACCAAGTCGCAACTGGTAGCGCAACTGTCCGAGAAAACAGAGCTGAGCAAAAAACAGGTGGAGGGGGTGCTCGACGCGATCGTCGACGCGGTGAAGGCTCAGCTCGGGCCGAACGGTCCGGGCAAGTTCGTGTTCCCGGGGCTGGCTCGCATGTCGCTGTCCCAGGTCGCGGAACGGAAGGGCGGCGAAACGAAGATCAACCCGCTCAACAAACAGCCGTACGTGACCCAGCCCCGGCCGGCGTACAACAAGGTGAACATCCGCCCGGTCAAGTCGATCAAAACGGAACTCGCGTGA